In the Nicotiana tabacum cultivar K326 chromosome 16, ASM71507v2, whole genome shotgun sequence genome, one interval contains:
- the LOC107820117 gene encoding ubiquitin-conjugating enzyme E2 7, whose product MASGSPSQASLLLQKQLKDLNRNPVDGFSAGLVDENNLFEWSVTIIGPQDTLYEGGFFNAIMSFPQNYPNSPPTVRFTTDIWHPNVYSDGKVCISILHPPGDDPNGYELASERWSPVHTVESIVLSIISMLSSPNDESPANVEAAKEWREKRDEFKKRVSRCVRRSQEM is encoded by the exons ATGGCTTCAGGTTCTCCTTCACAAGCCAGTCTTCTCCTTCAGAAACAACTCAAAG ATCTCAATAGAAACCCAGTTGATGGATTTTCAGCAGGTTTAGTTGATGAAAATAACTTATTTGAATGGAGTGTTACAATTATTGGCCCCCAAGATACTCTATA TGAAGGGGGTTTCTTTAATGCTATCATGAGTTTTCCTCAAAATTATCCCAACAGTCCTCCAACTGTGAGATTTACCACAGATATCTGGCATCCTAATG TTTACTCCGACGGAAAGGTTTGCATCTCAATTCTTCACCCACCCGGTGATGATCCAAATGGCTATGAGCTTGCGAGTGAGCGTTGGTCTCCTGTCCACACG GTGGAGAGTATAGTTTTAAGCATCATATCCATGCTTTCGAGCCCTAACGATGAGTCTCCTGCTAACGTTGAAGCTGCT AAGGAATGGAGGGAAAAAAGAGATGAATTCAAGAAAAGGGTCAGTCGTTGTGTAAGACGGTCACAAGAAATGTAG